One window from the genome of Natrialba magadii ATCC 43099 encodes:
- a CDS encoding type II glyceraldehyde-3-phosphate dehydrogenase, with protein sequence MIQVAINGYGTIGKRVADAVRAQPDMEVLGVAKTRPNFEAETAIEKGFALYAAIEEREHLFDEAGLDIAGSVDELVADADIVVDATPSGIGAENKSLYEEYETPALYQGGEDADLVDVSFNARSNFEDATDADHVRVVSCNTTGLSRVIAPLRETYGVEKVRATLVRRGGDPGQTDRGPINDILPNPVTIPSHHGPDVETIFDDLDIDTLGMKVPATQMHMHSLNVTLEEEVDAADVRDLFADESRLFLIPEHMAIDGSGKLKEYALDAGRPRGDVWENAIWEESISTVGRDLYLFQGIHQESDVVPENIDAVRAVLGTADAEESIETTDETLGIGL encoded by the coding sequence ATGATCCAGGTCGCGATCAACGGCTACGGAACGATCGGCAAACGCGTCGCAGACGCCGTCCGGGCCCAGCCCGACATGGAAGTTCTCGGCGTCGCGAAGACGCGGCCGAACTTCGAGGCCGAGACCGCTATCGAGAAGGGATTCGCCCTCTACGCCGCCATCGAGGAACGCGAGCACCTGTTCGACGAGGCCGGACTCGACATCGCCGGCTCCGTCGACGAGCTCGTCGCCGACGCGGATATCGTCGTCGACGCTACGCCCTCCGGCATCGGCGCTGAGAACAAATCGCTGTACGAGGAGTACGAGACGCCCGCACTCTACCAGGGTGGCGAGGACGCCGACCTGGTCGACGTGAGCTTCAACGCGCGCTCGAATTTCGAGGACGCCACCGACGCCGATCACGTCCGCGTCGTCTCCTGTAACACGACCGGACTCTCCCGCGTCATCGCACCGCTTCGCGAGACCTACGGCGTCGAGAAGGTCCGCGCCACGCTCGTCCGCCGCGGCGGCGATCCAGGTCAGACCGACCGTGGACCGATCAACGATATCCTCCCGAACCCGGTGACGATTCCGTCCCACCACGGCCCCGACGTCGAGACCATCTTCGATGACCTCGACATCGACACGCTCGGGATGAAGGTCCCGGCGACGCAGATGCACATGCACAGCCTCAACGTCACACTCGAGGAGGAAGTCGACGCGGCCGACGTTCGCGACCTGTTCGCCGACGAGTCGCGACTGTTCCTGATCCCCGAACACATGGCTATCGACGGCAGCGGGAAGCTGAAGGAGTACGCCCTCGATGCGGGCCGGCCACGCGGCGACGTCTGGGAGAACGCCATCTGGGAGGAGTCCATCTCGACCGTGGGTCGCGACCTCTACCTCTTCCAGGGAATCCACCAGGAGAGCGACGTGGTGCCGGAGAACATCGACGCGGTTCGTGCGGTACTCGGCACAGCCGACGCCGAGGAGAGCATCGAGACGACCGACGAGACGCTCGGCATCGGGCTCTGA
- a CDS encoding ATP-grasp domain-containing protein: MIDLAVANAKQTFQRMRDPLAERDIRVHHVPASERVVDLTDPPWEPDEYDVGFVYPGRLMEGGVADALLEIPWLNDREAVLTSRNKAAVIARLDRAGLPVPTSVYVSNDVDEDELAAVFAQFEPPVVVKPNSTTRGVGVAKAHDLDSFLGICDYLSLVHDYRATGDRSFLVQEYLPDATDYRVMVLESDYVGAVERRLPDDAVREGQWKHNVHRGAEATGVELSSEWREIAEAAARELEIPFVGVDLLVTDERVVINETNARPTIDAETKYEPAFYDRLAAAIRATAAQGL, encoded by the coding sequence ATGATCGATCTCGCGGTCGCCAACGCGAAGCAGACGTTCCAGCGGATGCGTGACCCGCTCGCAGAACGTGACATTCGAGTCCACCACGTGCCCGCGAGCGAGCGCGTAGTGGATCTGACCGACCCGCCGTGGGAGCCTGACGAGTACGATGTCGGCTTCGTCTACCCCGGCCGGCTGATGGAGGGCGGCGTCGCGGACGCCCTGCTCGAGATACCGTGGCTCAACGATCGCGAGGCAGTGTTGACCTCGCGGAACAAAGCTGCGGTCATCGCGCGACTCGATCGGGCTGGCCTCCCAGTTCCGACGTCGGTCTACGTCTCGAACGATGTCGACGAGGACGAACTGGCCGCTGTCTTCGCGCAGTTCGAACCCCCTGTCGTCGTCAAACCGAACTCGACCACGCGCGGCGTCGGCGTCGCGAAGGCCCACGATCTGGACTCGTTTCTGGGAATCTGTGACTACCTCTCGCTAGTCCACGACTACCGGGCGACCGGCGACCGCTCGTTTCTCGTCCAGGAGTACCTCCCCGACGCGACCGACTATCGCGTGATGGTACTCGAGTCCGACTACGTTGGCGCGGTCGAGCGGCGGTTGCCGGACGACGCGGTTCGGGAGGGGCAGTGGAAGCACAACGTCCACCGCGGTGCCGAGGCGACAGGGGTCGAGTTGTCGTCGGAGTGGCGAGAGATTGCCGAGGCTGCGGCGCGGGAACTCGAGATTCCCTTCGTCGGCGTCGATCTGCTCGTGACGGACGAGCGGGTGGTGATTAACGAGACGAACGCACGCCCGACGATCGACGCGGAGACGAAGTACGAACCGGCGTTTTACGATCGGCTGGCGGCTGCGATTCGTGCGACTGCGGCGCAGGGGCTGTGA
- a CDS encoding site-2 protease family protein codes for MMKSFRIGSLFGIPIKLDITFLLVLPFFAYVIGLQIGTVAELLNVMMGADIDIGYVTAGWNPWIFGLAAALGLFVGVIFHELGHSLTAQRYGFPIESITLWLFGGVAAFSEMPEDWRQEFAIAIAGPIVSVLVGIASFGLFYVTPSSMDGTQFVLAYLAILNIALAVFNMLPAFPMDGGRVLRAFLARTRPYAKATQQAASIGKLFAVLMGLFALLPPINIILLGVAFFVYIAASSEAQQVTMKAAFQDVTVSDIMTPANDLHTVTPDASVAQLIQRMFSERHTGYPVVESNGSGGGQLVGLVTLEDAREIQPVERDAHTVEEIMTTDLKTISAESDAMTAIEQMHENGIGRLLVVERNGHGTVPGQDTDVPPGSEPRAGDDLVGLISRSDIMTAFDIVQKSGAVGAAAQAQRAD; via the coding sequence ATGATGAAGAGTTTCCGGATCGGATCCCTCTTTGGGATTCCGATCAAACTCGATATTACGTTCTTGTTGGTGCTCCCGTTCTTTGCGTATGTTATCGGGCTCCAGATCGGTACCGTCGCAGAACTCCTCAACGTAATGATGGGGGCCGACATCGACATCGGGTACGTTACTGCCGGGTGGAACCCCTGGATCTTCGGCCTCGCGGCCGCGCTCGGTCTGTTCGTCGGCGTCATCTTTCACGAACTCGGCCACTCGCTGACCGCCCAGCGGTACGGTTTCCCGATTGAGTCGATTACGCTCTGGCTGTTCGGCGGCGTCGCTGCGTTCTCTGAAATGCCCGAAGACTGGCGGCAGGAATTCGCAATCGCCATCGCTGGCCCCATCGTCTCGGTCCTCGTCGGTATCGCTTCGTTCGGGCTCTTCTACGTCACTCCATCGAGCATGGACGGCACCCAGTTCGTGCTCGCGTACCTCGCAATCCTGAACATCGCGTTGGCAGTATTCAACATGCTGCCTGCGTTCCCGATGGACGGTGGTCGCGTCCTGCGTGCTTTCCTCGCTCGCACGAGGCCATACGCCAAGGCGACCCAGCAGGCCGCAAGCATCGGGAAGCTCTTCGCAGTCCTGATGGGGCTGTTTGCGCTTCTTCCACCAATCAACATCATCCTGCTCGGGGTCGCGTTCTTCGTTTACATCGCCGCCTCCAGCGAGGCCCAGCAGGTGACGATGAAAGCAGCGTTTCAGGACGTGACCGTCTCGGACATCATGACGCCCGCGAATGACCTCCACACGGTCACCCCCGACGCCTCCGTCGCACAGCTAATCCAGCGGATGTTCAGTGAGCGCCACACGGGATACCCGGTCGTCGAATCCAACGGTTCCGGCGGCGGTCAGCTGGTCGGACTCGTGACGCTCGAGGACGCTCGCGAGATCCAGCCAGTCGAACGCGACGCCCACACGGTCGAAGAGATTATGACGACGGATCTGAAGACCATCTCCGCGGAGTCCGACGCGATGACCGCGATCGAACAGATGCACGAGAACGGTATCGGTCGGCTGCTCGTCGTCGAGCGAAATGGCCACGGCACTGTGCCGGGTCAGGACACCGACGTTCCGCCAGGCAGTGAACCACGGGCGGGCGACGACCTCGTTGGCCTCATCTCGCGCTCTGACATCATGACCGCCTTCGACATCGTCCAGAAAAGCGGTGCGGTCGGGGCCGCAGCACAGGCCCAGCGCGCGGACTGA
- a CDS encoding Hsp20/alpha crystallin family protein, which translates to MRRDDRDEPFDDLFREIERMMNEMMNGADANVNFNSARNVDTGFGMDTHVDIHETDDELRVVADLPGVEKENIDLECDGETLTISAGSDHRQYDERITLPQRVNEHTASATYNNGVLEVVFDPAEQSSGISLE; encoded by the coding sequence ATGCGAAGAGACGACCGCGACGAGCCCTTCGATGACCTCTTTCGCGAGATTGAGCGGATGATGAACGAGATGATGAACGGTGCCGACGCGAATGTCAACTTCAACTCTGCTCGAAACGTCGACACCGGCTTTGGCATGGATACGCACGTCGATATTCACGAAACTGACGATGAACTGCGCGTCGTTGCGGACCTCCCCGGCGTCGAAAAGGAAAACATCGACCTCGAGTGTGACGGTGAAACGCTGACCATCTCCGCGGGCAGCGACCACCGCCAGTACGACGAGCGCATCACGCTCCCACAGCGGGTCAACGAACACACGGCCTCTGCAACCTACAACAACGGCGTGCTCGAGGTCGTCTTCGATCCGGCCGAACAGTCCTCGGGAATCAGTCTCGAGTAA
- a CDS encoding 50S ribosomal protein L16 gives MSDKPASMYRDISKPAYTRREYITGIPGSKIAQHQMGDLQADPEDYPVQISLITEEEVQIRHGSLEASRLSANRHMLKNAGEHQYKMILRKFPHHVIRENKQATGAGADRVSDGMRQSFGKIVGTAARIDAGERIFTIWCDVDDAEFAKDALRRSYNKITPPCRIVVEKGEEKLIA, from the coding sequence ATGTCAGACAAACCCGCCTCAATGTACCGGGACATTAGCAAGCCAGCATACACGCGACGCGAGTACATCACTGGCATTCCCGGCTCGAAGATTGCACAGCACCAGATGGGCGACCTGCAGGCAGATCCCGAGGACTACCCGGTTCAGATCAGCCTCATCACCGAAGAAGAGGTCCAGATCCGCCACGGCAGCCTCGAGGCCTCCCGCCTCTCGGCCAACCGTCACATGCTGAAAAACGCTGGCGAGCACCAGTACAAGATGATCCTGCGCAAGTTCCCCCACCACGTCATCCGGGAGAACAAGCAGGCAACCGGCGCGGGTGCAGACCGTGTTTCCGACGGGATGCGTCAGTCGTTCGGTAAAATCGTCGGCACCGCAGCCCGCATCGACGCCGGCGAGCGTATCTTCACGATCTGGTGTGACGTCGACGACGCCGAGTTCGCCAAGGACGCGCTCCGTCGCTCCTACAACAAGATCACGCCGCCGTGTCGCATCGTCGTGGAGAAGGGCGAAGAGAAGCTCATCGCCTAG
- a CDS encoding zinc ribbon domain-containing protein: protein MATEEYCWNCGSVLESGANYCSACGAEVGRDSEGDEGRDGGRTDEWGTNDYGTDDYGADDYGTDDYGSGSYEQAGYGAGGYDAAGYGTRRNDTSFAAVTHLLAIFTWVIGPLIVLLVTEDEFVDANARMAVNWQIMFAIYMLLSLMLVIVGVGILGLLILPLLDIAFCVVAAVKANDGEAWQYPLTPEIV, encoded by the coding sequence ATGGCGACTGAGGAATACTGCTGGAACTGCGGGTCGGTACTCGAGTCCGGCGCAAATTATTGTTCGGCGTGTGGTGCGGAAGTCGGTCGCGATAGCGAAGGTGATGAAGGTAGGGACGGAGGCCGAACGGATGAGTGGGGAACGAACGACTACGGAACCGACGACTACGGGGCCGATGACTATGGAACGGACGACTACGGCTCCGGGAGTTACGAGCAGGCTGGATACGGGGCGGGCGGCTACGATGCGGCAGGGTACGGAACACGGCGAAACGATACGTCGTTCGCTGCCGTGACGCATCTGCTCGCAATCTTCACGTGGGTCATCGGCCCGCTGATCGTCCTCCTCGTCACGGAGGACGAGTTCGTCGACGCGAACGCGCGGATGGCGGTGAACTGGCAGATTATGTTCGCCATCTACATGCTGCTCTCGCTGATGCTGGTCATCGTCGGCGTCGGTATTCTCGGTCTGCTCATCCTCCCGCTCCTCGATATCGCGTTCTGTGTCGTCGCGGCGGTGAAGGCGAACGATGGAGAGGCCTGGCAGTATCCGCTCACACCGGAGATTGTCTGA
- a CDS encoding ABC transporter permease, with protein sequence MLSVGFRALFKRELLRFIRRPKNTFMPPAITNVLYFAVFGMILGGRIDSPVEGVEGADFGYILFLIPGLIVLGTISNAFENASFSIFHGRWNEYIHETLTSPLSYVEMVVAYVSASAVRGLIVGVIIAAIGRLFVPISIENGLFLVATMVVIAALFAGLGIIGGLVARDFDDLTVMNQFILRPLVFFGAVFYSLTMLEPLWQAVSLLNPMVYMVDSVRYGLLGYSDMFEVAPAAYAEFAPLASLGVLTLLTVVVLAIDVYLFKIGYGLTD encoded by the coding sequence ATGCTCTCCGTTGGCTTTCGCGCCCTGTTCAAGCGCGAACTCCTACGATTCATCCGCCGGCCGAAGAACACGTTCATGCCGCCGGCGATCACGAACGTGCTCTACTTCGCCGTCTTCGGGATGATTCTCGGCGGCCGCATCGACAGCCCGGTTGAGGGCGTGGAGGGTGCCGACTTTGGCTACATCCTCTTTCTCATCCCTGGACTCATCGTCCTCGGGACCATCTCGAACGCCTTCGAGAACGCCTCGTTCTCGATCTTCCACGGGCGATGGAACGAGTACATCCACGAAACGCTGACCTCGCCGCTGTCGTACGTCGAAATGGTCGTCGCCTACGTCTCCGCGAGTGCCGTCCGCGGGCTGATCGTCGGCGTCATCATTGCCGCCATTGGCCGCCTGTTCGTGCCGATCAGCATCGAGAACGGTCTCTTCCTCGTGGCCACGATGGTCGTCATCGCCGCGCTCTTTGCGGGACTGGGGATCATCGGCGGCCTCGTCGCGCGGGACTTCGACGACCTCACCGTCATGAACCAGTTCATCCTGCGCCCGCTGGTGTTCTTCGGTGCCGTCTTCTACTCGCTGACGATGCTCGAACCGCTCTGGCAGGCCGTCTCGCTGCTGAACCCGATGGTCTACATGGTCGACAGCGTCCGCTACGGTCTGCTCGGCTACTCGGACATGTTCGAGGTCGCGCCGGCCGCCTACGCCGAGTTTGCGCCGCTTGCCTCTCTCGGCGTGCTCACACTGCTGACCGTCGTCGTCCTCGCGATCGACGTCTACCTGTTCAAGATCGGGTACGGGCTCACTGACTGA
- a CDS encoding carbonic anhydrase — protein MGENAEQDSQVPPCPSDEHTVLTDLLAGNAAHADALPDEYFAAVQDGQQPDVVSICCSDSRVPQERMWDVADPGSVFTPSNIGNQVWDVDHGERIVDGGLLYPIHHAGTSAAVIVGHTGCGAVTAAYEAATGGELPGPRGVDKWVEQLVPVVEAGLESDQIDTDADDETVINQLVEFNVDRQVEFLRTAADVPEEISVYGFVYDFQGVYGDKHGRAYLVNVDGETKPEAIAELLPSEFESATCSLLW, from the coding sequence ATGGGCGAGAACGCCGAACAGGACTCACAGGTGCCACCCTGTCCGAGCGACGAGCACACCGTGCTAACTGACCTGCTCGCCGGCAATGCAGCACATGCCGACGCACTACCGGACGAGTACTTCGCTGCCGTGCAGGACGGACAGCAGCCGGACGTCGTCTCGATCTGTTGTTCCGACTCGCGCGTCCCTCAGGAGCGAATGTGGGACGTCGCCGACCCCGGCTCCGTCTTCACACCGAGCAACATCGGCAACCAGGTCTGGGACGTCGACCACGGCGAGCGAATCGTCGATGGCGGCCTGCTGTATCCGATCCATCACGCCGGCACCAGCGCCGCCGTCATCGTCGGTCACACCGGCTGCGGTGCTGTCACAGCCGCCTACGAGGCAGCAACTGGTGGCGAGCTTCCCGGCCCGCGCGGCGTCGACAAGTGGGTCGAACAGCTCGTCCCCGTCGTGGAGGCCGGACTCGAGTCCGACCAGATCGATACCGATGCCGACGACGAGACGGTCATCAACCAGCTCGTCGAGTTCAACGTGGACCGACAGGTCGAATTCCTCCGCACCGCAGCGGACGTGCCCGAAGAGATCAGCGTGTACGGATTCGTCTACGACTTCCAGGGCGTCTACGGCGACAAACACGGACGCGCGTATCTGGTCAACGTCGATGGCGAGACGAAGCCAGAGGCAATCGCCGAACTCCTCCCGTCGGAGTTCGAGTCTGCGACGTGCAGTCTGCTGTGGTGA
- a CDS encoding cold-shock protein, translating to MAKGTVDFFNDTGGYGFIETEDADDDVFFHMEDIGGPDLEEGQELEFEIEQAPKGPRATNVERL from the coding sequence ATGGCGAAAGGAACCGTTGATTTCTTCAACGACACTGGCGGCTACGGATTCATCGAGACTGAGGACGCGGACGACGACGTGTTCTTCCACATGGAAGACATCGGCGGCCCGGACCTTGAGGAAGGACAGGAGCTCGAGTTCGAAATCGAGCAGGCCCCAAAGGGCCCACGCGCGACGAACGTCGAGCGCCTGTAA
- a CDS encoding ABC transporter ATP-binding protein — translation MPPAIETVDLVKDYGELRALNELSLTVGEGEFFGLLGPNGAGKTTFINTLVGLVRKSGGEAQVFGYDVEDDYQQARNAIGLAPQEFNVDRFFPVREVLQHKAGYHGIAEDEAADRADEVLKRVGIYDKRNERFDWLSGGMKRRLLLARALVTDPDLLILDEPTAGVDVQLRHDLWDLVTELNEEGTTILLTTHYIEEAERLCDRVAIMNEGHKVTVATPDDLKRRGTDTIEILLESTPPAGTTIESELGAYAHEVSTSGDQLEIRVDDGGSTVPQVLHDLEAAGHEIADLEISRTSLEEIFVDLTRQEDRSVTRSSASSASGGAAGDDGASESEYDQTQEHDQEHEQEREQEGVA, via the coding sequence ATGCCACCGGCCATCGAGACCGTCGATCTCGTGAAGGATTACGGGGAGTTGCGCGCGTTAAACGAGCTGTCGCTCACCGTCGGAGAGGGCGAGTTCTTCGGCCTTCTCGGCCCCAACGGGGCCGGGAAGACGACGTTCATCAACACGCTCGTCGGTCTCGTCCGCAAGTCGGGTGGCGAAGCGCAGGTCTTCGGCTACGACGTCGAGGACGACTACCAGCAGGCTCGCAATGCAATCGGGCTTGCACCACAGGAATTTAATGTTGACAGATTCTTTCCGGTTCGGGAAGTGCTGCAGCATAAGGCCGGCTACCACGGAATCGCCGAAGACGAAGCCGCCGACCGCGCCGACGAGGTACTCAAGCGTGTCGGCATCTACGACAAGCGAAACGAACGCTTCGACTGGCTTTCCGGCGGGATGAAACGCCGCCTGCTCCTCGCGCGGGCGCTCGTTACTGATCCTGACTTGCTGATTCTGGACGAGCCAACCGCGGGCGTGGACGTCCAACTGCGCCACGACCTCTGGGACCTCGTCACCGAACTCAACGAGGAAGGGACCACCATCCTCCTGACGACCCACTACATCGAGGAAGCTGAACGCCTCTGTGACCGCGTCGCCATCATGAACGAGGGCCACAAAGTTACCGTGGCAACACCGGACGACCTCAAACGGCGCGGCACCGACACGATCGAAATTCTACTCGAGTCCACCCCACCCGCTGGCACGACCATCGAGTCCGAACTCGGTGCGTACGCCCACGAGGTGTCGACGAGCGGCGACCAACTCGAGATCCGCGTCGACGACGGCGGGTCGACCGTGCCGCAGGTGTTGCACGATCTGGAAGCGGCGGGTCACGAGATTGCGGACCTCGAGATTTCGCGGACGTCACTCGAGGAGATTTTCGTGGATCTGACGCGCCAGGAGGACCGGTCGGTGACGCGGTCGTCTGCGTCGAGCGCAAGTGGAGGGGCTGCTGGCGATGATGGTGCTAGTGAATCGGAGTACGACCAGACGCAAGAGCACGATCAGGAACACGAGCAAGAGCGCGAACAGGAGGGGGTCGCCTGA
- a CDS encoding UbiD family decarboxylase, giving the protein MTTPATTFREFLTVLENAGTLTEIETPVSWDLEASAITMAANAIDERIPVFESVEGNETAARLVGDPYRGPRGREFDHLARAFALPKPARQSGPAYYAQLIDRLESQREPTVVEPETAPCKEVVRTHTDAGSDPDLLEFPWPYIHQQDGGRYATLTTLVAPDPDGEWGRWSRHRAMIHGESRASVLFLAGEQLPNRYYYEYERRDEAMPVALTLGGGPAVTAASEMWIPVGRSEATFAGGLQESPVELVPCETSDLRVPASAELVIEGRILPEERLDEGPFGDYFGYVNGPRRSMPVLAVDAITHRERPYLPFCVEGSGVGDASNSTSSLQVAAAGPDATLGLRAAGYDVEMAAPWPYTERTVWVIATDRPYPGALHELANFIFTTWGMLHIDCFVFVDREVNPLDSRAVVEALALHADPATDFHQFGVERMPKVPLNIYQTPDEKGSAAVGTSKSKTAKAYIDALSDGDRPTQTIGNPEERRRARDLLAEAGVSGVSDVAGVAAETDTMGEPHHTTDRSDQSRTSRTQHHR; this is encoded by the coding sequence ATGACGACCCCCGCAACGACGTTCCGTGAGTTTCTCACCGTACTCGAGAACGCCGGTACACTCACCGAAATCGAAACGCCAGTCTCCTGGGATCTCGAGGCGAGCGCGATCACGATGGCCGCGAACGCAATCGACGAGCGGATTCCGGTCTTCGAATCCGTCGAGGGGAACGAGACGGCTGCCCGCCTCGTCGGTGATCCCTACCGCGGTCCCCGCGGGCGGGAATTCGACCACCTCGCGCGGGCGTTCGCTCTGCCGAAGCCGGCGCGGCAGTCGGGGCCTGCCTACTACGCCCAGCTTATCGACCGACTCGAGAGCCAGCGCGAGCCGACCGTCGTCGAGCCAGAGACAGCGCCGTGCAAGGAGGTCGTTCGCACTCACACGGATGCTGGCAGCGATCCGGACCTACTCGAGTTCCCCTGGCCGTACATCCACCAGCAGGACGGCGGACGCTACGCGACCCTGACGACGCTGGTCGCACCTGATCCGGACGGCGAGTGGGGACGCTGGTCGCGCCACCGGGCGATGATTCACGGCGAGTCGCGAGCGAGCGTGTTGTTCCTCGCGGGCGAGCAGCTCCCGAATCGCTACTACTACGAGTACGAGCGCCGCGACGAGGCGATGCCGGTTGCCCTCACTCTGGGCGGGGGGCCGGCGGTTACCGCTGCCAGCGAGATGTGGATTCCCGTCGGCCGGAGCGAGGCGACGTTCGCCGGCGGGCTGCAGGAGTCGCCGGTCGAACTCGTTCCCTGCGAGACGAGCGACCTCCGTGTGCCGGCGTCGGCCGAGCTCGTCATCGAGGGGCGGATTCTTCCGGAGGAACGACTCGACGAGGGACCCTTTGGCGACTACTTCGGTTACGTGAACGGGCCGCGCCGTTCCATGCCGGTGCTCGCAGTCGACGCGATTACCCACCGTGAGCGGCCGTACCTTCCCTTCTGTGTGGAGGGGTCTGGCGTCGGCGACGCCAGCAACTCGACGAGTTCGCTGCAGGTCGCGGCCGCCGGACCGGACGCCACCCTTGGCCTGCGCGCCGCGGGCTACGACGTCGAGATGGCCGCGCCCTGGCCCTACACCGAGCGAACGGTCTGGGTGATTGCAACGGATCGGCCCTATCCGGGCGCGCTACACGAACTCGCGAACTTCATCTTCACCACCTGGGGGATGCTCCACATCGACTGCTTCGTCTTCGTCGACCGCGAGGTCAACCCGCTCGATTCGCGCGCAGTTGTAGAAGCGCTCGCGCTGCACGCCGATCCGGCGACGGACTTCCACCAGTTCGGCGTCGAGCGCATGCCAAAAGTGCCGCTCAACATCTACCAGACGCCCGACGAGAAGGGCAGCGCCGCCGTCGGCACGTCGAAGTCGAAGACCGCGAAGGCGTACATCGACGCGCTCTCGGACGGCGACCGGCCGACCCAGACTATCGGCAATCCCGAGGAGCGTCGGCGCGCACGCGATCTGCTCGCCGAGGCCGGTGTGTCCGGTGTGTCCGACGTGGCAGGCGTCGCTGCCGAAACCGACACGATGGGCGAACCGCACCACACGACCGACCGCAGCGACCAGTCCCGAACGAGTCGAACACAGCACCACCGATGA
- a CDS encoding NADP-dependent oxidoreductase: MVTTRQWHLASRPTGEPTMENFDLVTVDLDDPGSGEVLVRTLYQSVDPYMRGRMRDAESYEEPWDVGEPMQAGVVGEVVESNHDAYESGDIVTGELLWAEHAIADGDDLRPVDPDHGPISTALGTLGMPGVTAYFGMLDVAEPTPGDTVVVSAAAGAVGSVAGQLARLAGARVVGTAGSDEKVEWLTDELGFDAAINYKETDDLGRAMAEACPDGIDVYFDNVGGPITDAVWPLLNVRSRVAVCGQISIYNATEVPTGPRKLAKLIESRARVEGLLVRDYEDRWGEALRRLSTFIQNEEIRYRQHTVEGFENAPDAFLGLFEGDNIGKQLVQVGEYES, encoded by the coding sequence ATGGTAACGACGCGCCAGTGGCACCTCGCGAGCCGCCCGACCGGCGAACCGACGATGGAGAACTTCGACCTCGTCACGGTCGACCTCGATGATCCCGGTTCGGGTGAGGTACTCGTCCGGACGCTGTACCAGTCCGTCGACCCATACATGCGCGGCCGGATGCGCGACGCCGAATCCTATGAGGAGCCGTGGGACGTCGGCGAGCCGATGCAAGCCGGTGTCGTCGGCGAAGTCGTCGAGTCAAACCACGACGCCTATGAGTCGGGCGACATCGTCACCGGCGAACTTCTGTGGGCGGAACACGCCATCGCGGACGGCGACGACCTCCGGCCGGTCGATCCCGACCACGGCCCGATTTCGACTGCGCTCGGGACGCTCGGCATGCCCGGCGTCACTGCGTACTTCGGCATGCTCGACGTAGCCGAGCCGACACCGGGCGACACAGTCGTCGTCTCGGCGGCTGCTGGCGCGGTCGGCTCCGTCGCGGGCCAACTCGCTCGCCTCGCTGGCGCGCGCGTCGTCGGTACCGCAGGGTCCGACGAGAAGGTCGAGTGGCTCACCGACGAACTGGGCTTCGACGCGGCGATCAACTACAAGGAAACTGACGACCTCGGTCGTGCGATGGCTGAGGCCTGTCCGGACGGTATCGACGTCTACTTCGACAACGTCGGCGGGCCGATTACGGACGCCGTCTGGCCGCTACTCAACGTCCGCTCGCGGGTCGCTGTCTGCGGACAGATCTCGATTTACAACGCGACAGAGGTCCCGACCGGGCCGCGAAAGCTCGCCAAACTCATCGAGAGTCGCGCCCGCGTAGAAGGATTACTCGTTCGTGACTACGAGGATCGATGGGGCGAAGCACTCCGACGGCTCTCGACGTTCATCCAGAACGAGGAGATCCGGTACCGCCAGCACACTGTGGAGGGCTTCGAGAACGCACCCGACGCGTTCCTCGGGCTGTTTGAAGGGGACAATATCGGCAAACAGCTCGTGCAGGTCGGCGAGTACGAGTCGTAG